A genome region from Verrucomicrobiota bacterium includes the following:
- the dnaE gene encoding DNA polymerase III subunit alpha produces MATPFAHLHLHTEYSLLDGFVRIPDLMKKARALDMPAVAITDHGNMFGVVEFYQEAQKEFKSAQAKNPDKEIKPINPIIGCEVYVAPGDRREKQATSGRDASSHFTLLAKNEEGYQNLVKLVSAAYLEGFYYKPRIDHELLEKHSKGIIALSGCFKGEISQAILNGNEKKARDLVGKFKNIFEPGDFYLEMHNHLRDENAQVNRSLVQFAREFSLPLVATNDVHFLERSHHEAHDVLICIGTGHNLSDEKRLRYSPELYLKSGDEMLSLFAEHPQAVRNTLEIAEKCDVKFEFGKNKYPKYNPPGGLSEEEYFRKLCYEGFEKRYGFDYRYPDRADEGKMSHNSRGEKVPAKVLSDRLVYEIGVIENTGFLAYFLIVWDFIHWAKTNGIPVGPGRGSAAGSMVAYSMGITDCDPIRFDLLFERFLNPERISPPDIDVDFCQTGRERVIRYVREKYGEKNVSNIITFGTMGAKSVVRDVGRVMGWTYGEADRIAKMIPTELNISLNSYEKNGKKVDGAIDKNPELKQAVENEAATKELWEYATLLEGISRNAGVHAAGVVIGDRPLDEYIPLARDANGQGVVSQYPMGPLGELGMLKMDFLGLKTMTVIQDAIDLIKSNRGLDLQILDVPLDDQKTFDILNKGMCSGVFQLESGGMVDLCRQFQIVSVDDLVALIALYRPGPMALIPDYIKYKKGEAEVVYAHPLLEQVCADTFGIMIYQEQVMKAASVLAGYTLGGADMLRRAMGKKDVEKMKQERAKFVEGAKTLNDIPQKKAEELFDLIEKFAGYGFNRSHSAAYGLVSYWTAYLKANYTVEFMAAVLSNEVNNTDKIAYYVNACRELNLKILAPDVNGSGSKFSVENGQIRYGLSAVKNVGEVAVEAIIKERAENGAFKDIEEFCERVDLRVVNKKVIESLVKCGAFDSIRTGSRQGLFLSIDMYLDRAASHQRDKASGQNSLFSLMDEGVKETFKGKNNADSLEEWPTSEKLGFEKELLGFYVTGHPLDEYRATIASLSLNSILEIADLPDRSFIHVAGIIALADKKLSQKDGRPWAIIQLEDLTDGMEMMVFSDTYEKCALQCKAGEVVVVAGTIDAREERRKLRVTELFSLKDAMQRFGKQIIVQVRATAQFSDNLGKLRGLFSEYPGRVNVLLRVDLESGDRVYIETDERFSINLAPEFCTRLESIVGKTGYSLKGKIDIAPPPDKKPWMKRNQKPQG; encoded by the coding sequence ATGGCCACTCCTTTTGCACATCTTCATCTTCATACCGAGTATAGTTTACTCGATGGATTTGTGCGTATTCCGGATTTGATGAAGAAAGCCCGTGCGCTGGATATGCCTGCTGTGGCGATTACCGACCACGGGAATATGTTCGGTGTGGTGGAATTTTATCAAGAGGCCCAGAAAGAGTTTAAGTCCGCCCAAGCAAAAAATCCGGACAAAGAGATCAAACCCATCAATCCGATTATTGGTTGCGAGGTGTATGTGGCCCCGGGGGACCGACGAGAAAAACAGGCGACCAGCGGACGTGATGCCTCTTCCCATTTTACTCTTTTGGCGAAGAATGAGGAAGGTTACCAGAATCTCGTCAAACTCGTGAGTGCGGCTTATTTGGAAGGTTTTTATTATAAGCCCCGCATCGACCATGAGCTTCTGGAGAAACATTCAAAAGGGATTATTGCTTTGAGCGGGTGTTTCAAGGGGGAGATATCCCAAGCGATCCTGAATGGTAACGAGAAAAAAGCGCGTGATCTAGTCGGAAAATTCAAGAATATCTTTGAGCCCGGTGACTTTTACCTCGAAATGCACAACCATTTGCGCGACGAGAACGCGCAGGTCAACCGTTCCCTCGTGCAATTTGCGCGGGAATTCTCCCTGCCACTGGTCGCCACGAATGATGTACACTTTCTCGAGCGCAGCCATCACGAGGCACACGATGTCCTGATCTGTATCGGCACCGGGCACAATCTCAGTGACGAGAAAAGATTGCGGTATTCACCCGAGCTTTATCTCAAAAGTGGAGATGAGATGCTTTCGCTTTTTGCCGAGCACCCGCAGGCCGTGAGGAATACCCTGGAGATTGCCGAAAAATGCGATGTGAAGTTTGAATTCGGCAAAAATAAGTATCCGAAATACAATCCCCCGGGAGGCTTGAGTGAGGAAGAATACTTCCGAAAACTTTGTTATGAAGGTTTCGAGAAACGTTACGGGTTTGATTACCGGTATCCGGACAGGGCTGATGAGGGCAAAATGTCCCACAATAGCCGCGGAGAAAAGGTTCCTGCTAAGGTTTTATCCGACCGGCTGGTTTATGAGATCGGAGTCATTGAAAATACAGGGTTCCTAGCCTATTTCCTGATTGTTTGGGATTTTATCCATTGGGCAAAGACCAATGGGATCCCCGTGGGGCCTGGGCGTGGTTCCGCCGCCGGATCGATGGTTGCCTATTCTATGGGCATTACCGATTGTGACCCGATCCGGTTCGACCTTCTTTTTGAAAGATTCCTGAATCCAGAACGTATCTCACCGCCCGATATCGACGTGGACTTTTGCCAGACGGGTCGTGAGCGGGTCATTCGTTATGTCCGCGAGAAGTACGGCGAGAAAAATGTCTCGAATATCATTACATTCGGCACGATGGGGGCAAAGTCTGTCGTTCGTGACGTGGGCCGGGTCATGGGCTGGACCTATGGCGAGGCTGACCGGATCGCGAAAATGATCCCGACAGAACTGAATATTTCCCTGAATAGCTACGAAAAAAACGGCAAAAAAGTCGATGGGGCCATTGATAAGAATCCCGAGCTCAAACAAGCCGTCGAAAACGAGGCGGCGACAAAGGAACTCTGGGAATACGCCACCTTACTGGAAGGCATCTCGCGTAATGCCGGTGTGCATGCAGCCGGCGTGGTCATCGGAGACCGTCCTTTGGATGAATACATCCCGTTGGCCCGTGATGCCAATGGCCAAGGTGTCGTGAGCCAATATCCGATGGGTCCGCTCGGGGAACTGGGCATGCTCAAGATGGACTTCTTAGGGCTGAAAACCATGACGGTCATCCAGGATGCCATCGACCTGATCAAATCAAATCGGGGCCTTGATTTACAAATCCTCGATGTCCCTCTCGATGATCAGAAAACTTTCGACATCCTCAATAAAGGGATGTGTTCGGGGGTATTCCAGCTGGAGTCCGGTGGTATGGTCGATCTGTGCCGTCAATTCCAGATCGTCAGTGTCGATGACCTCGTCGCTTTGATCGCCCTTTATCGGCCTGGTCCGATGGCCTTGATCCCGGATTATATCAAATACAAGAAAGGCGAGGCCGAAGTCGTTTACGCCCATCCGCTACTGGAGCAGGTCTGTGCCGATACCTTTGGCATCATGATCTATCAGGAACAGGTCATGAAAGCGGCTTCTGTCCTCGCCGGTTACACCCTCGGGGGCGCGGATATGCTCCGCAGGGCCATGGGCAAAAAAGATGTCGAAAAAATGAAGCAGGAACGGGCGAAATTTGTCGAAGGCGCGAAAACGCTCAACGATATTCCGCAGAAAAAGGCCGAAGAACTCTTTGATTTGATTGAGAAATTTGCCGGTTACGGCTTTAACCGTTCCCACTCGGCGGCATACGGCCTCGTGAGTTATTGGACTGCCTACCTGAAGGCGAATTATACCGTGGAATTCATGGCGGCGGTGCTTTCAAATGAAGTCAATAACACAGACAAGATCGCCTATTATGTGAATGCCTGCCGCGAGTTGAATTTAAAAATCCTGGCGCCGGATGTGAATGGCAGCGGGTCGAAATTTAGCGTGGAAAACGGGCAGATCCGTTACGGGCTGTCCGCCGTGAAAAATGTCGGTGAAGTCGCCGTGGAAGCGATTATCAAGGAACGCGCTGAAAACGGGGCATTTAAGGATATTGAAGAATTTTGCGAACGGGTTGATTTGCGTGTGGTGAATAAGAAAGTGATCGAAAGCCTTGTTAAATGTGGTGCTTTCGACTCCATACGGACAGGTTCACGCCAAGGCCTTTTCTTGTCGATCGATATGTATCTGGACCGGGCCGCCTCCCACCAGCGGGACAAGGCCAGCGGACAGAATTCACTTTTCTCCCTCATGGATGAAGGGGTGAAAGAGACTTTTAAGGGAAAGAACAATGCGGACTCCCTGGAGGAATGGCCGACATCTGAGAAGCTCGGGTTTGAAAAGGAATTACTCGGGTTTTATGTGACGGGACATCCGCTTGATGAGTACCGCGCGACGATAGCGTCCCTGTCTTTGAATTCGATCCTCGAGATTGCCGACCTCCCCGACCGCAGTTTTATCCATGTGGCGGGCATTATCGCTTTAGCAGACAAGAAACTCAGCCAGAAAGACGGCCGCCCATGGGCGATTATCCAGCTCGAGGACCTCACCGATGGCATGGAGATGATGGTTTTCTCCGATACGTACGAAAAATGCGCCCTGCAATGTAAAGCCGGTGAAGTCGTCGTCGTGGCAGGAACAATCGATGCCCGTGAGGAACGCCGCAAATTGCGCGTGACAGAGCTTTTTTCACTGAAGGATGCCATGCAACGTTTTGGCAAACAAATCATCGTGCAGGTAAGGGCTACCGCACAATTTTCGGATAACCTGGGCAAATTGCGCGGGCTTTTCAGTGAGTATCCCGGGCGTGTGAATGTCCTCCTGCGTGTGGATCTGGAATCCGGTGACCGTGTCTATATCGAGACGGATGAACGTTTCAGTATCAATCTCGCCCCTGAATTCTGCACCCGACTCGAGTCCATCGTCGGCAAGACTGGTTACTCCCTTAAAGGCAAAATCGACATCGCCCCGCCCCCCGATAAAAAGCCTTGGATGAAACGTAACCAGAAACCACAGGGATAG
- the rpsU gene encoding 30S ribosomal protein S21, whose protein sequence is MPEIRLKKGETIDKALRRLKKKLDREGTLRDVRNRRFYEKPGDKKRRKEKTARFNMMIGMNRL, encoded by the coding sequence ATGCCAGAAATCAGACTAAAAAAAGGTGAGACAATTGATAAAGCTTTGCGTCGTTTAAAAAAGAAACTCGATCGCGAAGGTACTCTGCGTGATGTGCGTAACCGCCGCTTCTATGAGAAGCCCGGGGACAAAAAACGTCGCAAAGAAAAAACAGCCCGTTTCAATATGATGATTGGAATGAATAGGCTCTAG
- a CDS encoding TIM barrel protein has product MFSLSTCWNSHRHNDGGKMLEQIKDLGFEAVELGHGTKLSLVEGILRAHKDKLIRIRSLHNFCPLPAGVHDAAPNHFLFSGRSPTERSSAIRQTRQTIDFAKRLDAEAVVLHLGIVPMKNYTEQLVALYKQEKKNSKEYAEIKLRSVMEREKKIVGAWDSMIQTLEPIVAYAAQQNIILGAETRYLYEEIPSERELPVLFKHFEGSTLRYWHDTGHAQSRDFLGFMRHTDLLALTDSYRAGWHIHDVIKPDKDHQPVGKGNIDFGILAPYLAKDAIKVIELSPRTRSEDVVASREILERLIKPK; this is encoded by the coding sequence ATGTTTTCCCTTTCCACATGCTGGAATTCCCACCGCCACAATGACGGCGGGAAAATGCTCGAACAGATCAAGGATCTGGGTTTCGAGGCTGTGGAGCTCGGCCACGGTACAAAACTCTCGCTCGTGGAAGGCATCTTGCGCGCCCACAAAGACAAACTCATCCGCATCCGCAGCCTCCATAATTTCTGCCCCTTGCCCGCCGGTGTCCATGATGCCGCACCAAATCATTTCCTCTTTTCAGGCCGGAGCCCGACTGAACGCTCCAGTGCCATCCGGCAAACACGCCAAACCATCGATTTCGCCAAACGCCTCGATGCGGAAGCCGTCGTCCTCCACCTCGGCATCGTCCCGATGAAAAACTACACCGAGCAACTCGTCGCCCTCTACAAACAGGAAAAGAAAAACTCTAAGGAATACGCCGAAATCAAGCTCCGCTCGGTGATGGAACGCGAGAAAAAAATCGTGGGTGCATGGGACTCCATGATCCAAACCCTCGAACCTATCGTCGCGTACGCCGCCCAGCAAAATATCATCCTCGGGGCTGAAACCCGCTACCTTTACGAGGAAATCCCGTCTGAACGCGAGTTGCCCGTGCTGTTTAAGCATTTTGAAGGAAGCACCCTGCGTTATTGGCATGATACGGGGCACGCCCAATCCCGGGATTTCCTTGGGTTCATGAGGCACACCGATCTTTTGGCACTCACCGACTCCTACCGGGCTGGATGGCATATTCATGATGTCATCAAACCCGATAAGGATCATCAGCCGGTAGGCAAAGGAAATATCGACTTTGGGATTTTAGCTCCTTATCTTGCAAAAGATGCCATCAAGGTCATCGAGCTCAGTCCCCGGACTCGTTCGGAAGACGTGGTCGCGAGCCGTGAAATCCTTGAGAGATTAATCAAACCGAAATGA
- a CDS encoding lysylphosphatidylglycerol synthase transmembrane domain-containing protein yields MKQKIKSLSWTLIKVVIALAIFFMIYQRNKESMRDLPETLAQANYLYLIPSVFLAFYMIFITSVRWKLLLTVQGIYFTIRHTLCINWIGAFFNNFMPGGTGGDLIKLIYAIKGVPEKKTSVLMSIVVDRLIGLMGLFILFGAMLILNIHEAFSEPKTRTVVYAATLIMIGCLSVMVIGLWRSLPQRVPFIGWLLSKIPFREKCVELVDAYQIYAHHPRIFFESLFISITVHLAGVFSTYFLALTFVPDGTSLRELLFIVPMINLLISIPVTPGGLGVREGLYVRFLTVHQGIAAAAALSIGLMSFIVGLIISLPGGLIYIFYKQHHEPAKRD; encoded by the coding sequence ATGAAACAAAAAATAAAATCCCTCAGCTGGACTTTGATTAAGGTCGTCATTGCCCTCGCGATATTCTTCATGATTTACCAGAGGAATAAAGAGTCCATGCGGGACCTGCCGGAGACCTTGGCACAAGCAAACTATCTTTACCTGATCCCGTCCGTATTCCTGGCTTTCTATATGATCTTTATCACCTCCGTGCGGTGGAAACTCCTGCTCACCGTCCAAGGCATCTATTTCACGATCCGCCATACGCTTTGTATTAACTGGATCGGCGCGTTTTTTAATAACTTCATGCCCGGAGGTACCGGCGGGGACTTGATTAAACTCATTTACGCCATCAAGGGGGTTCCTGAAAAAAAGACCAGTGTGCTGATGTCCATCGTCGTCGACCGTCTCATCGGGCTCATGGGGCTTTTCATCCTTTTCGGGGCTATGCTGATCTTGAATATCCACGAGGCTTTTTCCGAACCGAAGACCAGGACTGTTGTCTACGCTGCGACGTTGATCATGATCGGCTGCCTATCCGTCATGGTCATCGGATTATGGCGTTCCCTCCCCCAAAGAGTCCCTTTTATCGGCTGGCTCCTCTCGAAAATTCCTTTCCGTGAAAAATGTGTCGAGCTCGTGGATGCCTACCAGATTTATGCCCACCATCCCCGGATCTTTTTTGAGTCTCTCTTTATCTCCATTACCGTCCATCTGGCAGGTGTCTTTTCGACTTATTTTCTGGCCCTGACCTTTGTCCCCGATGGCACATCACTGAGGGAACTCCTTTTTATCGTACCGATGATCAATCTCCTGATCTCGATTCCCGTCACGCCCGGCGGTCTCGGAGTACGTGAAGGCCTCTATGTCCGGTTCCTGACCGTCCATCAGGGCATCGCCGCCGCCGCCGCTCTGAGTATCGGATTAATGAGTTTTATCGTCGGTTTGATCATCAGTTTGCCCGGTGGACTGATTTACATTTTCTACAAGCAACATCATGAACCGGCCAAACGCGACTAG
- a CDS encoding CCA tRNA nucleotidyltransferase, translated as MNRPNATRIVHTLANAGHTAYFAGGCVRDMLMGIIPHDYDVATSATPSEVQSLFPRTEAVGISYGVILVIDEGIPTEVATFRNDGYYADGRRPESVHFTTAQEDARRRDFTINGLFFNPLTGETLDYVDGRADIAGKMLRAIGEPALRFNEDKLRLLRCIRFANRFDFSVDPTTWDALQELAPQITTVSAERIREEMTRILTGPRAGHGLDLLRQSHLLGFILPEALAMVDCPQPPQWHPEGDVWTHTCLMLDSLEDPSPALAWSVLFHDIAKPLCLSFDEQGIPHHYEHEKRGADLAVEILRRLKASNALISSVHDLVLYHMQFKDVRKMKSSTLKRMMARPTYPDELCLHKSDCLSSHRKLDNYEFLLAKEEEYGSAQIAPPPLISGRDLMAIGFAPGPAMGRILDEISDLQLECKLLTPEEALAFAKAAQGH; from the coding sequence ATGAACCGGCCAAACGCGACTAGGATCGTTCACACCCTGGCAAACGCCGGCCACACCGCTTATTTCGCAGGTGGCTGCGTACGGGACATGCTCATGGGAATCATTCCCCATGACTATGATGTCGCCACAAGTGCGACTCCCTCCGAAGTCCAGTCCCTTTTTCCACGTACCGAGGCTGTCGGGATCTCGTACGGGGTCATCCTCGTCATCGATGAAGGCATCCCGACCGAGGTCGCCACATTCCGTAATGACGGTTATTACGCCGATGGACGGCGCCCCGAGTCCGTGCATTTCACCACAGCCCAAGAGGACGCTCGCCGCCGAGACTTTACCATCAATGGCCTTTTCTTTAATCCCCTGACGGGCGAAACCCTCGACTATGTGGATGGCCGAGCCGATATCGCGGGCAAAATGCTCCGGGCGATTGGAGAGCCTGCCCTGCGTTTCAACGAGGATAAACTCCGCCTCTTGCGCTGTATCCGTTTTGCCAATCGCTTCGATTTTTCAGTCGATCCCACCACATGGGATGCTCTCCAGGAGCTCGCCCCACAGATCACCACTGTCAGCGCAGAGCGTATCCGCGAGGAAATGACCCGGATCCTCACCGGCCCACGGGCGGGTCACGGGCTCGACCTCCTCCGCCAGAGCCATTTGCTCGGGTTCATCCTTCCCGAGGCCTTGGCCATGGTAGACTGTCCCCAGCCACCCCAATGGCATCCCGAGGGTGATGTCTGGACACACACTTGCCTGATGCTCGATTCCCTTGAGGATCCCTCACCCGCACTCGCCTGGTCAGTTCTATTCCATGACATCGCAAAGCCCCTGTGCCTGAGCTTCGATGAGCAAGGTATTCCTCATCATTATGAACACGAGAAACGCGGTGCGGACCTCGCCGTGGAGATCCTCCGCCGTTTGAAAGCCTCCAATGCCCTCATCTCGAGTGTCCACGATCTCGTGCTCTACCACATGCAATTCAAGGATGTCCGGAAGATGAAAAGCTCCACGCTCAAACGCATGATGGCACGCCCGACTTACCCGGATGAACTCTGCCTGCATAAATCCGACTGTCTCTCCAGCCACCGTAAACTCGACAATTACGAATTTCTGCTCGCCAAGGAGGAGGAGTACGGCTCCGCGCAAATTGCTCCACCACCCTTGATCAGCGGGCGCGACCTCATGGCTATCGGGTTTGCCCCCGGCCCCGCCATGGGCAGAATCCTCGACGAAATCTCAGACCTGCAGCTCGAATGCAAATTGCTCACGCCCGAGGAAGCCCTAGCCTTTGCAAAAGCCGCACAGGGACACTAA
- a CDS encoding EamA family transporter, producing MSHPNAMKFKIILAFCAIYLIWGSTYLGMKYSVETLPPLLLSGSRFALAGFILYLWSRLIGGARPSRVELREAIITGILLVPCGNAVGTTVVQYLDSSFVALIYSTVPLFMFLLTLHHHKRDRVFAVKIAGIIFGFAGIYLLLSPHQASWRPVQIVCAFVTLISSALWAYASVRIRNIKVHDPFTFTACQMLAGGVVVLLLAFIQGDHTTFHFSQASTKSLLAFTYLIVFGSLIGFSSYNFLIRHVEIGKVSTYAYINPVIAVFLGVTLNHEHLPIHSLIGAIIVIIAVFTVVSAGSPKSNRSFLRLFKKEGTIAGE from the coding sequence ATGAGTCATCCGAATGCCATGAAGTTCAAAATCATTTTGGCGTTTTGCGCCATTTATCTCATTTGGGGTTCGACCTACCTGGGGATGAAATATTCTGTAGAAACCCTGCCCCCTCTTTTACTGAGTGGCAGCCGCTTCGCCCTAGCGGGATTTATCCTCTATCTGTGGAGCCGTTTGATCGGTGGGGCTCGTCCCTCGCGGGTGGAACTCCGTGAGGCGATCATTACGGGTATCCTCCTGGTGCCTTGCGGGAATGCCGTCGGGACAACCGTCGTCCAGTATCTGGACAGCAGTTTTGTCGCGTTGATTTATTCGACAGTTCCTTTGTTTATGTTCCTCCTGACTCTTCACCACCATAAACGGGACCGGGTTTTTGCCGTGAAGATCGCCGGGATCATTTTCGGTTTTGCGGGCATCTATCTCCTCTTGAGCCCCCACCAAGCCAGTTGGCGCCCGGTGCAAATTGTTTGTGCCTTTGTGACTTTGATATCCTCTGCACTCTGGGCCTACGCCTCGGTGCGCATTCGGAATATTAAAGTGCATGACCCCTTCACCTTTACCGCCTGCCAGATGTTGGCCGGGGGTGTCGTCGTTCTGCTCTTAGCTTTCATCCAGGGGGATCACACCACATTCCATTTTTCCCAAGCCTCGACAAAAAGCCTCCTCGCTTTTACTTACCTGATCGTCTTTGGTTCACTGATTGGTTTCTCGTCTTATAACTTCCTGATCCGTCACGTCGAGATCGGGAAAGTCTCGACTTACGCCTATATTAATCCCGTCATCGCCGTCTTTCTCGGTGTCACCTTAAACCATGAACACCTCCCGATCCATTCCCTGATCGGCGCGATCATTGTTATTATTGCCGTCTTTACCGTCGTCTCAGCAGGTTCTCCCAAAAGCAACCGCAGCTTCCTGCGCCTCTTCAAAAAAGAAGGGACAATCGCCGGAGAATAA
- a CDS encoding 3'-5' exonuclease, which yields MANMIPSSLPQNATVGEKKVFALLEKLPEDYLVYYEPRINRRMPDFVVIAPDLGIMIIEVKGWYLGNLLEMNPQEITHKQYGHPKTDKHPLTQARNYMWRLEGECQQSLDIGQLLQKGGKYSNKFIFPFGHIAVLTQIALDKAKGKFPDFDRVFPPEIVITADDLDQWEKWNGTQLSQALSRRFDPTWPFPRLDKTQVDILRMIIHPEIRINPPVHKIIEESSSSHPITAYDLKILDADQERYARSIGEGHRIIFGVAGSGKTAILISRARFLAGQDPKRNILLLCYNFALSAYLKFTLKEHSNIRVTHFDAWAIINGVTRNKLTSENSEQMGKRFLGKLRSRQGDYRFFDSILVDEAQDFEPVWFECAREALKDPDNGDLIIVGDGAQGLYKTKKINWSAIGIKAVGRTISSRFRLNRNYRNSTEIVRLAAQFALAEEINEDEGVQAIKVDPANSVRTTGFMPVLYDSFQSRADETAEIVKIVRNLLRGEWDGQKINKPLRPENIALLYRKCSDTFVPPDGSTKPDIGHMKDLIQSLTEVCPVKWISNKHDYTLRGQVCSDGLKIQTIHSAKGLQYRAVIVIWADQMPFLKYDGLSEEDENRLFYVALTRPEDFLTITYTGKSPLTETLEKMK from the coding sequence ATGGCAAACATGATTCCCAGTAGTCTCCCGCAAAATGCGACAGTCGGTGAAAAAAAGGTTTTTGCCCTCTTGGAAAAATTGCCTGAAGATTATCTGGTTTATTATGAACCCCGTATTAACCGCCGTATGCCCGATTTTGTGGTCATTGCCCCCGACCTCGGGATCATGATTATTGAAGTGAAAGGGTGGTATCTGGGCAATTTGCTCGAAATGAATCCCCAAGAGATTACCCATAAACAATATGGGCATCCTAAAACTGACAAACATCCCCTCACTCAGGCACGGAATTATATGTGGAGACTAGAGGGTGAATGCCAACAATCCCTCGACATTGGCCAACTCCTTCAAAAAGGAGGCAAGTATTCAAATAAGTTTATCTTCCCCTTCGGCCACATTGCTGTCCTCACACAAATTGCACTGGATAAAGCGAAAGGCAAATTCCCCGATTTCGACCGGGTCTTCCCCCCAGAAATCGTCATTACTGCTGATGATCTCGATCAATGGGAGAAATGGAATGGCACCCAGCTCAGCCAAGCCCTCTCCCGGAGATTTGATCCCACTTGGCCTTTTCCGCGTTTGGACAAGACTCAAGTGGACATTTTGCGGATGATTATTCACCCGGAAATCCGGATCAATCCCCCTGTCCATAAGATCATTGAAGAATCCTCCTCCTCTCATCCGATTACAGCTTATGACCTCAAAATCCTCGACGCAGACCAAGAAAGGTATGCCCGCTCGATTGGTGAAGGCCACCGCATCATCTTTGGCGTGGCTGGTTCAGGAAAAACGGCCATCCTCATTTCCCGCGCTCGTTTTCTCGCAGGCCAAGACCCAAAAAGAAATATCCTCCTTTTATGTTATAATTTTGCCCTTTCGGCTTATTTAAAATTCACGCTCAAAGAACACTCCAATATCCGCGTCACTCACTTTGACGCCTGGGCCATCATCAATGGAGTCACCCGCAATAAACTGACCTCCGAAAACAGCGAGCAGATGGGAAAACGGTTTCTGGGCAAATTGCGCTCACGCCAAGGCGATTACCGCTTTTTTGATTCGATCCTTGTGGATGAAGCCCAAGACTTTGAACCTGTCTGGTTCGAGTGCGCCCGGGAAGCACTCAAAGACCCCGACAACGGGGATTTGATTATTGTCGGTGATGGCGCACAAGGTCTTTACAAAACGAAAAAGATCAACTGGTCGGCTATCGGCATCAAGGCCGTCGGACGCACAATCTCCAGCCGTTTCCGCCTCAACCGTAATTACCGGAACTCCACCGAAATCGTCCGCCTCGCCGCGCAATTTGCACTCGCCGAAGAGATTAATGAAGATGAGGGTGTCCAAGCCATTAAAGTCGATCCGGCTAATTCAGTCCGGACAACGGGATTTATGCCCGTCCTTTATGATTCCTTTCAGTCGAGGGCGGATGAAACAGCGGAAATCGTCAAGATCGTCCGCAATTTGCTCAGGGGTGAATGGGACGGCCAGAAAATCAACAAACCCCTACGCCCGGAAAATATCGCCCTGCTTTACCGAAAATGTTCCGATACCTTTGTGCCGCCTGACGGCTCGACCAAGCCTGATATTGGACACATGAAAGATTTGATTCAATCCCTCACGGAAGTCTGCCCCGTAAAATGGATATCCAATAAACATGACTATACCCTGCGCGGACAGGTCTGCTCCGATGGACTCAAAATCCAGACAATCCATTCAGCCAAAGGCCTCCAATACCGCGCCGTCATAGTCATCTGGGCTGATCAAATGCCATTCCTCAAGTATGACGGACTCTCGGAAGAGGATGAGAATCGCCTTTTCTACGTCGCCCTCACCCGCCCCGAGGATTTTCTCACCATCACTTACACCGGCAAATCCCCCCTGACCGAGACCCTTGAAAAGATGAAGTAA
- a CDS encoding HNH endonuclease has translation MIDRKKWTRDELMVALNIYQKLNFGQFDSKNPVITQIAQKMGRTPGSLAMKLSNLASFDPALKLRGIKGLSSASNLDKEVWEEFHHNLNQMVPESEEMVRKLLEVDSDSELEVLPKVGIKLKKSPPNGPTDTITNVKVRRGQDYFRQAVLNNYGERCAVTGLPIRELLIASHILPWGTHEKERLNVSNGICLSRLHDAAFDRGFISFDKDLKMVLSLKIKSCLPQSSVEVNFCAFEGKSLALPDDAILPDETFLTIHRKMYIE, from the coding sequence ATGATTGACCGAAAAAAGTGGACAAGAGATGAGCTGATGGTTGCTCTAAATATCTATCAAAAGCTCAATTTTGGTCAGTTTGACAGTAAGAATCCTGTCATCACGCAAATTGCTCAAAAAATGGGGAGAACCCCAGGCTCTTTGGCTATGAAGCTCAGCAACCTTGCCTCTTTTGATCCCGCACTCAAATTGCGTGGAATCAAAGGGCTCTCTAGTGCGAGTAATTTGGATAAGGAGGTTTGGGAGGAATTCCATCACAACCTCAATCAAATGGTGCCCGAGAGCGAGGAAATGGTAAGAAAGCTTCTGGAGGTCGATTCTGATAGTGAATTGGAGGTTCTGCCGAAAGTTGGAATTAAATTGAAAAAATCGCCACCTAATGGCCCGACAGATACCATAACAAACGTAAAGGTAAGGCGAGGCCAAGATTATTTCAGGCAGGCCGTTTTGAATAACTACGGTGAAAGATGTGCTGTTACAGGTCTGCCCATTAGGGAGTTGTTGATTGCTTCGCACATTTTGCCTTGGGGAACGCATGAAAAGGAAAGATTGAATGTGAGTAACGGCATTTGTTTGTCTCGACTCCATGATGCCGCTTTTGATCGAGGGTTTATCTCCTTTGATAAGGATCTGAAAATGGTACTTTCTCTCAAAATTAAATCTTGTTTGCCGCAATCTAGTGTTGAGGTCAATTTTTGTGCGTTTGAGGGCAAATCTCTTGCTTTGCCTGATGATGCTATTTTGCCTGATGAAACATTTCTTACTATTCATCGAAAAATGTACATTGAGTGA